Proteins from a single region of Streptomyces vinaceus:
- a CDS encoding NAD(P)/FAD-dependent oxidoreductase — MNASTPPRIAIIGAGPGGLVCARILQRHGICATVYDRDASRSARDQGGTLDMHPESGLKALREAGLFDEFTALARPEGRQMRLVGRDGRVLFDTTPPAADGGTGTGGGTGPDAGNPEIDRGQLRDLLLDSLHRDTVRWGSKLAHVEPLTLGVHRLHFADGTTTDADLVIGADGAWSTVRRRLSDATPVYTGVTFVETGFDDADIRHPELAALTADGTMMALDDNRGFIAQRNSHRHVRVYVGMRTGEDWHRDAGLDPSDEIAVREALLKEFTGWSPDLLRFITDTDTGYTNRPLYALPVPHTWTHTPGLTLLGDAAHLMSPFSGMGANLAMLDGADLARGLVAAPPRPMKPSARTRSSCCRVPRRPPKARPRGSPAPSHPTAPPRPSPT; from the coding sequence ATGAACGCTTCCACCCCGCCCCGTATCGCGATCATCGGCGCCGGTCCCGGCGGCCTGGTCTGCGCCCGCATCCTGCAGCGTCACGGCATCTGCGCCACCGTCTACGACCGGGACGCCTCCCGCTCCGCGCGCGACCAGGGCGGCACCCTCGACATGCACCCCGAATCCGGCCTGAAGGCTCTGCGGGAGGCCGGACTGTTCGACGAGTTCACGGCGTTGGCCCGCCCCGAGGGCCGGCAGATGCGCCTGGTCGGCCGGGACGGACGCGTCCTGTTCGACACGACCCCGCCCGCGGCGGACGGCGGGACCGGCACCGGCGGCGGCACCGGCCCCGACGCCGGCAACCCCGAAATCGACCGGGGTCAGCTGCGCGACCTCCTGCTGGACTCGCTCCACCGCGACACGGTGCGCTGGGGCAGCAAGCTCGCGCACGTCGAGCCCCTCACGCTGGGCGTCCACCGCCTGCACTTCGCCGACGGCACCACGACCGACGCCGACCTCGTCATCGGCGCCGACGGCGCCTGGTCGACGGTCCGCCGGCGACTCTCGGACGCGACACCCGTCTACACCGGCGTCACGTTCGTCGAAACCGGCTTCGACGACGCCGACATCCGCCACCCCGAACTCGCCGCGCTCACCGCAGACGGCACGATGATGGCCCTCGACGACAACCGCGGCTTCATCGCCCAACGCAACAGCCACCGGCACGTACGCGTGTACGTCGGCATGCGAACCGGCGAGGACTGGCACCGGGACGCCGGCCTCGACCCGTCCGACGAAATCGCCGTACGCGAGGCGCTGCTCAAGGAGTTCACCGGCTGGAGCCCCGACCTCCTCCGCTTCATCACCGACACCGACACTGGCTACACCAACCGGCCCCTGTACGCCCTGCCCGTCCCTCACACCTGGACGCACACCCCCGGCCTCACCCTCCTCGGCGACGCCGCCCACCTCATGTCGCCCTTCTCCGGCATGGGCGCCAACCTCGCCATGCTCGACGGAGCCGACCTCGCCCGAGGCCTCGTCGCCGCCCCGCCGCGACCGATGAAGCCGTCCGCGCGTACGAGGAGCTCCTGCTGCCGCGTTCCGCGGCGGCCGCCGAAGGCGCGGCCGAGGGGATCGCCGGCGCCTTCGCACCCGACAGCGCCGCCCAGACCCTCGCCCACATGA